A part of Flavobacteriaceae bacterium GSB9 genomic DNA contains:
- a CDS encoding GDP-L-fucose synthase, whose protein sequence is MQKNAKIYIAGHRGLVGSAILKNLQNKGYSNIITRTHKELDLTNQVDVASFFKDEKPEYVFLAAAKVGGIVANNVYRADFIYENMMIQNNVIHQSYVHGVKKLLFLGSTCIYPKNAHQPMKEEYLLTDTLEYTNEPYAIAKIAGIKMCESYNLQYGTNFISVMPTNLYGPNDNFDLEKSHVLPALIRKIHLAKLLSEDQVGEVLEDLEMETLEDAKNYLKQFGVNKDSVEIWGSGKPKREFLWSEDMADACVFLMENRDFSDTYTAGEKEVRNTHINIGTGKDISIKELAEIIKEVVGFDGDLVFNTKKPDGTFRKLTDVSKLNGLGWKHSVELVEGIEQIYKWYLNKKNEI, encoded by the coding sequence ATGCAAAAAAACGCTAAAATTTATATCGCTGGTCATCGTGGTTTGGTTGGGAGTGCAATTTTAAAAAACCTTCAAAATAAAGGCTATAGCAATATTATTACCAGAACGCATAAAGAACTGGACTTAACCAATCAGGTTGATGTTGCTTCTTTTTTTAAAGATGAAAAGCCCGAGTATGTTTTTTTAGCGGCTGCTAAAGTTGGTGGTATTGTTGCTAATAACGTGTATCGTGCAGACTTTATTTATGAAAACATGATGATTCAAAACAACGTGATTCATCAAAGTTATGTACACGGTGTTAAAAAATTATTGTTTTTGGGAAGTACTTGTATTTATCCAAAAAATGCACATCAACCCATGAAAGAAGAGTACCTGTTAACAGATACTTTGGAATATACCAATGAACCCTACGCCATAGCGAAAATAGCGGGCATTAAAATGTGCGAAAGTTATAATTTACAATACGGCACTAATTTTATTTCGGTAATGCCCACAAACTTATATGGTCCAAACGATAATTTTGATTTAGAAAAATCGCATGTGCTGCCAGCATTAATCCGTAAAATACATTTAGCAAAACTTCTTTCAGAAGATCAAGTAGGGGAGGTGTTGGAAGATTTGGAAATGGAGACTTTAGAAGACGCTAAAAACTATTTGAAACAGTTTGGAGTTAATAAAGATAGCGTAGAAATATGGGGTTCTGGAAAACCAAAACGCGAGTTTTTATGGAGTGAAGATATGGCCGATGCCTGTGTGTTTTTAATGGAAAATCGAGATTTTTCAGACACTTATACAGCTGGCGAAAAGGAAGTTAGAAATACACATATTAACATCGGTACAGGTAAAGACATATCTATTAAAGAACTCGCAGAAATCATAAAAGAGGTTGTTGGTTTTGATGGCGATTTGGTTTTTAACACCAAAAAACCAGATGGCACCTTCAGGAAACTTACGGACGTTTCTAAATTAAATGGTTTGGGGTGGAAACACAGTGTTGAATTAGTAGAGGGAATTGAACAAATTTATAAATGGTATTTAAATAAAAAAAATGAAATATAA
- a CDS encoding N-acetylneuraminate synthase family protein has product MKYKQPKVIAEIGCNHKGDFDIAIELLNLAKECGADVAKFQKRNNRELLTEEQYNAPHPNPSNSYGDTYGAHREYLEFSVDQHKKLKEHCDQIGLEYSTSVWDVTSAEEMITFKPSLLKVPSACNNNFDMLKVLRDDFEGDVHLSFGMTSLEEEKEIIEFFEETNQAKDRLVIYSCTSGYPVPFKDVCLLEITRLIKEYGERVKHVGFSGHHLGIAIDNAAFALGANWVERHFTKDRTWKGTDHAASLEPTGMRKLCRDLKATYEALGYKDSEILEIEQVQRDKLKYRK; this is encoded by the coding sequence ATGAAATATAAACAACCTAAAGTAATAGCAGAAATAGGATGTAATCATAAAGGTGATTTTGATATTGCTATAGAATTATTAAATTTAGCTAAAGAGTGTGGGGCAGATGTGGCTAAATTTCAAAAAAGAAATAATAGGGAATTATTAACGGAAGAGCAATATAATGCTCCTCACCCTAATCCTTCTAACTCTTATGGAGATACTTACGGTGCTCATCGAGAGTATTTAGAATTTTCAGTAGATCAACATAAAAAACTGAAAGAGCATTGCGATCAAATTGGACTAGAATATTCCACATCTGTTTGGGATGTTACTTCAGCTGAGGAAATGATAACTTTTAAGCCGTCATTGTTAAAGGTTCCTTCAGCCTGTAATAACAATTTTGACATGTTAAAGGTATTAAGAGACGATTTTGAAGGAGATGTGCATCTTTCTTTTGGAATGACAAGTTTAGAAGAAGAAAAGGAAATTATTGAGTTTTTCGAGGAAACAAATCAAGCCAAAGACAGATTAGTAATATATTCATGTACATCAGGGTATCCTGTCCCTTTCAAAGATGTTTGTTTATTAGAAATTACTAGACTTATCAAGGAGTATGGAGAAAGAGTAAAACACGTTGGTTTTTCTGGGCATCATTTAGGTATAGCAATAGATAATGCGGCTTTTGCTTTGGGTGCTAATTGGGTTGAAAGACATTTTACAAAAGACAGAACTTGGAAAGGTACGGATCATGCAGCTTCTTTAGAGCCTACAGGAATGAGAAAATTATGTCGTGATTTAAAAGCAACATATGAGGCTTTAGGTTACAAGGACTCTGAAATTCTAGAAATAGAGCAAGTTCAAAGGGATAAATTGAAATACAGAAAATAA
- a CDS encoding acylneuraminate cytidylyltransferase — MSVIAFIPARGGSKSIPLKNIKYFCGKPLIYWTLKAAHDSKIISKIVVATDDAKIEETVLGFSFSKVSVYRRSDENAQDSSSTESVMLEFLEREEIDKSYTFLLIQATSPLLTTLDLDIGLEAFKSHDSILSCVRSKRFFWTERREALNYNYKNRPRRQDFEGLLMENGAFYINSVSNILEYKNRLSGDIGIVEMPEYTAVEIDEEEDWLMAESLMKRFVLKENKPLKCDIKLFVTDVDGVLTDAGMYYSESGDELKKFNTHDGMAFQLLCEQGIKTAIVTSENTKIVENRAKKLKVDYLCQGKKYGGKLEVVMDICKKEKITLSQVAYIGDDINCFELLSNVGIAACPKNALKKIKAIPNMIHLEKKGGEGVVREFVEEILFN, encoded by the coding sequence ATGAGTGTTATAGCTTTTATTCCTGCAAGAGGGGGAAGCAAATCAATACCATTAAAGAATATCAAATACTTTTGTGGAAAACCTTTAATATATTGGACGCTTAAAGCGGCTCATGATTCTAAAATAATTTCTAAAATAGTTGTGGCTACAGATGATGCTAAAATAGAGGAAACAGTTCTTGGTTTTAGTTTTTCTAAGGTTTCTGTATATAGAAGGAGTGATGAAAATGCCCAAGACAGTTCTTCAACAGAAAGTGTTATGTTAGAGTTTTTAGAAAGGGAAGAAATTGATAAAAGTTATACTTTTTTATTAATACAAGCAACGTCTCCTTTATTAACAACTTTAGATTTGGATATAGGTTTAGAGGCATTTAAAAGCCATGATTCTATTCTTTCGTGTGTTAGATCAAAGCGTTTTTTTTGGACTGAAAGAAGGGAAGCTTTAAACTATAATTATAAAAATAGGCCAAGAAGACAAGATTTTGAAGGTTTATTAATGGAAAATGGTGCTTTTTATATTAATTCTGTCAGTAATATTTTGGAATACAAGAATAGATTATCTGGTGATATTGGTATAGTCGAAATGCCTGAATATACAGCCGTTGAAATTGATGAAGAAGAAGATTGGTTAATGGCAGAATCGCTTATGAAACGTTTTGTTTTGAAAGAAAACAAACCTTTAAAATGTGATATTAAGCTTTTTGTGACAGATGTTGATGGTGTCTTAACCGATGCGGGAATGTATTATAGCGAATCTGGAGATGAATTAAAGAAATTTAATACGCATGATGGTATGGCTTTTCAACTTTTGTGTGAGCAAGGTATAAAAACAGCAATTGTTACTTCAGAGAATACTAAAATTGTTGAAAACAGAGCTAAGAAATTAAAGGTTGATTATCTGTGCCAGGGCAAAAAATATGGAGGAAAATTAGAAGTTGTTATGGATATTTGTAAAAAGGAAAAAATAACTTTGTCTCAAGTTGCTTATATAGGCGATGATATTAATTGTTTTGAGTTGTTATCTAATGTTGGTATTGCTGCTTGTCCTAAAAATGCTCTTAAGAAAATAAAAGCTATACCGAATATGATTCACTTAGAAAAAAAGGGGGGAGAAGGAGTAGTAAGAGAATTTGTAGAAGAAATTCTTTTTAATTAA